The following coding sequences lie in one Cloacibacillus sp. genomic window:
- a CDS encoding Sapep family Mn(2+)-dependent dipeptidase, whose translation MNERLDRIVKSYLPRLVQSVCESVRIPSLCAEDASGFPYGMEIARAADHAMACARQLDFKVTDLDGKICWADYGDGEETVAVMGHLDVVAPGEGWDFEPFCGCVKNGAILGRGTQDDKGPLFSSLYALKAVADLGIPLSKRVRIIFGMDEESGKMRDVEAYLKSERPPLYAFTPDGAYPVVNTEKGTIKFTSTAVFETTSEEGLSLEKIAGGESVGSVPARAEAVLRGEIQALERTASAVAAAAKRNGWKTKIAAASDHLTITVYGKAAHATLPELGENAVGRLLILLQAAEISGGAGKFVRFLADKIGVEADGRSLGIRASHAHCGALTVNMAKISGDKHSITVTCGIYIPAETISFDSVCAALEQTFSAAGGSFDPFAKAAPLFYSPEHPLIKTLQRGYHNATGKEPYLVSMCGGTYSKRMPNMVPYGATFENEDDRAHGANERLLITNLMESTRLMAYAILEMAR comes from the coding sequence ATGAACGAGAGGCTCGACAGGATCGTAAAATCATATCTTCCGCGGCTGGTGCAGAGCGTATGTGAAAGTGTACGCATTCCCAGCCTCTGCGCGGAGGACGCCAGCGGTTTTCCCTACGGCATGGAGATAGCCCGCGCCGCCGACCACGCGATGGCCTGCGCCAGACAGCTGGATTTCAAAGTTACGGATCTGGACGGTAAAATATGCTGGGCCGATTACGGCGACGGAGAAGAGACGGTGGCCGTCATGGGACACCTTGACGTGGTGGCTCCCGGCGAGGGCTGGGATTTCGAGCCGTTCTGCGGATGCGTTAAAAACGGGGCCATTCTCGGACGCGGCACGCAGGACGATAAGGGACCGCTTTTCAGCTCTCTCTACGCCTTGAAGGCGGTGGCAGACCTCGGTATCCCGCTTTCGAAGAGAGTGCGGATAATCTTCGGCATGGACGAAGAGAGCGGCAAAATGCGCGACGTGGAGGCTTATCTTAAAAGTGAACGGCCGCCGCTCTACGCCTTTACCCCTGACGGAGCCTATCCGGTAGTCAATACGGAAAAGGGAACGATAAAATTTACCTCCACGGCGGTATTTGAAACAACTTCAGAGGAAGGACTTTCTTTGGAAAAGATAGCCGGCGGTGAAAGTGTCGGCTCGGTCCCCGCGAGAGCGGAGGCCGTGCTCAGGGGAGAGATACAGGCACTTGAAAGAACCGCAAGCGCCGTTGCCGCCGCGGCTAAAAGGAACGGCTGGAAAACAAAAATAGCCGCCGCCAGCGACCATCTTACCATTACCGTTTACGGGAAAGCGGCTCACGCCACACTGCCCGAGCTTGGAGAAAACGCCGTCGGCAGACTGCTGATCCTCCTCCAAGCCGCTGAAATCAGCGGCGGCGCCGGAAAATTCGTGCGTTTCCTCGCGGACAAAATCGGCGTGGAGGCGGACGGCCGCTCGCTTGGCATAAGGGCCTCACACGCACATTGCGGCGCGCTGACCGTGAATATGGCGAAAATCAGCGGCGACAAGCATTCCATCACCGTCACCTGCGGCATATACATCCCAGCCGAGACGATATCCTTCGACAGTGTATGCGCTGCGCTGGAACAGACCTTCTCCGCGGCGGGCGGCAGCTTTGATCCCTTCGCGAAGGCGGCGCCGCTCTTCTACAGCCCGGAGCATCCGCTGATAAAGACCCTCCAGCGCGGCTATCACAACGCCACCGGTAAAGAGCCCTATCTCGTCAGTATGTGCGGCGGTACATACTCCAAGAGGATGCCCAACATGGTTCCCTACGGGGCCACCTTTGAAAACGAGGACGACAGGGCGCACGGAGCAAACGAGAGGCTTTTGATCACCAACCTGATGGAAAGCACGAGGCTGATGGCGTACGCGATATTAGAGATGGCGAGATGA